The following is a genomic window from Thermodesulfovibrionales bacterium.
TTATGCTTACAAAACTGGAAAGGATATTTGAATGGCTCCTTTGGGAGAGCAGGTTTTTTATTATTCTTGCTGTAGTGGCCAGTATCGCCTCTGCTATTTTACTTATTGTGCTTGGGACTTATGATATATTTATTCTTCTTGAGGAGTTCTTTCATGTCTTTTCTAACAAAGAAGTTTATGAGGAATTTCACAAGCGTGCTGTAGCCCATATAATAGGGGCAATAGATTTTTATCTTATAGCTACTGTACTGATTATATTTGGTGTGGGACTTTACGAGCTCTTTATAAGCAAAATAGATTATGCAGAACAAGATACCAGATCATCGAGAATCCTTGTG
Proteins encoded in this region:
- a CDS encoding YqhA family protein — encoded protein: MLTKLERIFEWLLWESRFFIILAVVASIASAILLIVLGTYDIFILLEEFFHVFSNKEVYEEFHKRAVAHIIGAIDFYLIATVLIIFGVGLYELFISKIDYAEQDTRSSRILVIHSLDQLKEKLAKVIIMVLIVTFFKHALGLKYENVLNVLYLGAGILLVALALYFTHKGDKSKH